One region of Erythrolamprus reginae isolate rEryReg1 chromosome 12, rEryReg1.hap1, whole genome shotgun sequence genomic DNA includes:
- the POU2AF1 gene encoding POU domain class 2-associating factor 1 — protein MHWQKSSAAEQPSPSRPYQGVRVKEPVKELLKRKRGSAQNAKVAPESMAVFLPHQSLPAYSPAGQVYSETDLVTSSLPVLDEGSLYSGWLTQPPPATLQPLTQWTTTSPDYVSHEVVSCPYTADMFVQPVCPSYTLVGTSSVLTYTSQPLITNFAARSASSPAVVPHLDVMDQQAPLSYFPWTQPIPTLPATSLQYQPASMALSAPQFVPFPISGAEPLPQVLEDPRKEMAPLTLEKLLQEDPNDTYGLNNSLPVEGL, from the exons ATGCATTGGCAAAAAT CTTCTGCAGCTGAGCAGCCTTCGCCTTCCCGCCCCTACCAAGGAGTCCGGGTTAAAGAGCCGGTGAAAGAGTTACTGAAGAGGAAGCGAGGCAGCGCTCAAAATGCCAAAGTTGCTCCTGAAAGCATGGCG GTGTTTTTGCCTCACCAGTCGCTTCCAGCCTACTCGCCCGCTG GTCAAGTTTACTCCGAGACAGATTTGGTCACCTCTTCACTACCCGTGCTGGACGAAGGATCCCTTTATTCAGGGTGGTTGACTCAACCACCTCCGGCTACATTGCAGCCTCTGACCCAGTGGACCACCACCTCTCCGGATTACGTGTCTCACGAAGTGGTCAGCTGCCCTTACACGGCCGACATGTTTGTCCAGCCGGTCTGCCCCAGTTACACGCTGGTGGGGACCTCCTCGGTGCTGACCTACACTTCCCAGCCACTGATCACAAACTTTGCG GCTCGATCGGCCTCAAGCCCAGCTGTGGTGCCTCATCTGGATGTGATGGACCAGCAAGCTCCCCTGAGCTACTTCCCTTGGACTCAGCCCATCCCAACTTTACCAGCAACTTCCTTGCAATACCAGCCGGCTTCGATGGCCCTCTCTGCCCCCCAGTTTGTCCCCTTCCCCATTTCGGGAGCTGAACCCCTGCCCCAAGTACTAGAAGACCCCAGGAAGGAGATGGCACCTCTGACCCTCGAGAAACTTCTGCAGGAAGACCCGAACGACACGTACGGTTTAAACAACAGCCTTCCGGTTGAAGGACTCTGA